A genome region from Hevea brasiliensis isolate MT/VB/25A 57/8 chromosome 9, ASM3005281v1, whole genome shotgun sequence includes the following:
- the LOC110635195 gene encoding PH, RCC1 and FYVE domains-containing protein 1 isoform X2, with translation MVIKPGLGLEPVEGLCRWVNGSISGSIVQPDESLLIWYSGKEEKQLKLSQVSKIIPGQRTAIFQRYPRPEKEYQSFSLMYNDRSLDLICKDKDEAEVWFVGLKALISRDNYQRKWRIESKSESIPSNSPQTRTRKHSPSISPFDPGQGDSQGSQVPVNSAPQNRLGKAFCDIISYTAVPKSPSQVDLTSPFSSLTAACVDNSNGRPSTTDTVRVSLSSAVSSSSQGSYHEDFDALGDVFFWGEGIGDGVLGGGVHKIGNSSSSKIDSLLPKALESKVVLDVHNIACGGRHAVLVTKQGEVFSWGEGSGGRLGHGIEMDVPHPKLIDTLAGINIELVACGEHHTCAVTLSGDLYTWGDGAYNCGLLGHGSEASQWMPKKVCGDIEGIHVLYISCGPWHTAFVTSGGQLFTFGDGTFGSLGHGDHNSTTIPREVEALRGLRTTRVACGVWHTVAVVEVRTESSSPKASSSSSSGKLFTWGDGDKGRLGHGDKESRLIPECVDALGDENICQVACGHNLTVALTATGQVYTMGSASYGQLGNPTATGKVPTIVEGKIAGSFVEEIACGSYHVAVLTSKAEVYTWGKGSNGQLGHGDNEDRNTPTHVDFLKDKHVKSIACGSNFTAIICLHKWVSSTDHSVCSGCRNPFGFRRKRHNCYNCGLVFCKACSGRKSLKASLAPNMNKPHRVCDDCFNKLKKAADPGSVARLPKARAGNMNQKTNDAADRVALGPRLQAQLSRLPSSESVGQSESWHSRRDRLSDSDTSRIFPVLNGTWQLGGFHSLKVPTFLGGATKKTFQNSTPGSRMASLATSPLPGRISPPRSSFDDSKYMNDSLIDEITSLRAQVEELTYKSRHLDAELERKSRQLKEVAAIAADEAEKRKSAKEVIKTLTAQLKQMAEKLPEKQNSSPISGSITKHASIAQNISSERRSSCELSCEIESNGNAVDHQMLSYTAKAQTEKPPWVVQAEPGVYITLSSLPGGGNELKRIRFSRKHFTEQEAEKWWAENGSSVCERHNILSTD, from the exons GATGAGTCTCTGTTGATATGGTACTCTGGTAAAGAAGAAAAGCAGCTAAAACTCAGTCAAGTTTCAAAGATTATACCTGGACAGCGTACT GCAATATTTCAACGGTATCCTCGGCCAGAAAAAGAGTATCAATCATTTTCTCTTATGTACAATGATAGATCATTGGACTTG ATATGTAAAGACAAGGATGAAGCTGAAGTTTGGTTTGTAGGGCTTAAAGCACTGATTTCTCGTGATAACTACCAGCGTAAGTGGAGAATTGAGTCAAAAAGTGAAAGCATACCATCAAATAGTCCACAAACTCGTACACGGAAGCATTCTCCATCAATTTCACCATTT GATCCAGGGCAAGGAGATAGTCAGGGAAGTCAGGTTCCTGTCAACAGTGCCCCTCAAAATAGATTGGGAAaggcattctgtgacataatatcaTATACTGCGGTGCCCAAGAGTCCAAGTCAAGTAGATCTAACCAGCCCTTTTAGTTCACTAACAGCTGCATGTGTAGATAACTCAAATGGTCGACCTTCTACGACTGATACAGTTAGAGTCAGTTTATCCAGTGCTGTAAGCTCATCCAGCCAGGGTTCCTATCATGAAGACTTCGATGCCTTAGGTGATGTTTTCTTTTGGGGAGAAGGTATTGGAGATGGAGTATTGGGAGGTGGTGTGCACAAAATTGGGAATTCATCTAGCTCCAAGATAGACTCGCTTCTACCTAAGGCATTAGAGTCTAAAGTTGTTCTCGATGTCCATAATATTGCTTGTGGTGGCAGGCATGCTGTGTTGGTCACTAAGCAAGGTGAGGTCTTCAGCTGGGGCGAAGGTTCAGGAGGCAGGCTAGGGCATGGCATAGAAATGGATGTTCCCCACCCAAAGCTTATAGATACCCTGGCTGGGATCAATATTGAGTTAGTAGCATGTGGAGAGCACCACACTTGTGCCGTTACTCTTTCTGGAGATCTTTATACATGGGGAGATGGTGCTTACAATTGTGGTCTTCTTGGGCATGGAAGTGAAGCCAGTCAGTGGATGCCTAAAAAAGTATGCGGTGACATCGAGGGCATACATGTATTATATATCTCATGTGGACCTTGGCATACTGCTTTTGTGACATCTGGTGGTCAGTTGTTTACATTTGGAGACGGAACTTTTGGCTCCCTTGGCCATGGAGATCATAATAGCACGACCATCCCACGGGAAGTGGAAGCCTTGAGAGGACTAAGAACAACAAGAGTTGCTTGTGGTGTTTGGCACACAGTTGCTGTTGTTGAAGTAAGGACTGAATCATCTAGTCCAAAAGCTTCCAGCAGCTCTTCATCAGGAAAACTTTTCACCTGGGGGGATGGAGATAAAGGCCGCCTTGGACATGGTGATAAAGAATCTAGACTTATTCCTGAGTGTGTAGATGCATTAGGTGATGAAAATATTTGTCAAGTAGCCTGTGGGCATAATCTCACAGTTGCCCTTACAGCAACAGGACAAGTATATACAATGGGAAGTGCTTCTTATGGGCAACTTGGAAATCCTACAGCTACTGGGAAGGTTCCTACTATTGTTGAAGGTAAAATAGCAGGCAGTTTTGTTGAAGAGATTGCCTGTGGTTCTTATCATGTTGCAGTTTTGACTTCCAAAGCTGAGGTTTACACTTGGGGAAAGGGCTCTAATGGACAATTAGGCCATGGGGACAATGAAGATAGAAATACACCTACACATGTTGATTTTCTAAAAGATAAGCATGTGAAGTCTATAGCATGTGGTTCAAATTTTACTGCAATTATATGTCTTCACAAATGGGTTTCTAGTACTGATCATTCAGTATGCTCTGGTTGTCGTAATCCATTTGGTTTTAGAAGAAAACGCCACAATTGTTACAACTGTGGTCTAGTCTTTTGCAAAGCATGCAGTGGTAGAAAATCTTTAAAAGCTTCCTTGGCTCCTAACATGAATAAGCCACATAGGGTCTGTGATGATTGTTTCAATAAACTAAAGAAGGCTGCAGATCCTGGTTCAGTTGCACGACTTCCAAAAGCCAGAGCTGGAAATATGAACCAGAAAACCAATGATGCAGCAGATAGAGTGGCTCTGGGTCCCAGATTACAGGCACAACTCTCCAGACTTCCATCTTCGGAGTCTGTTGGTCAGTCCGAAAGCTGGCATTCCAGGCGTGACAGACTATCTGACTCAGATACTAGCCGCATCTTCCCTGTTCTAAATGGAACATGGCAATTGGGGGGCTTTCATTCATTGAAAGTGCCAACTTTTCTAGGTGGCGCCACAAAGAAAACTTTCCAAAATTCAACTCCTGGTTCCAGAATGGCCTCTCTAGCAACATCTCCTCTTCCAGGAAGGATAAGTCCACCTCGATCTTCTTTTGACGATTCAAAGTACATGAATGACAGTTTAATTGATGAAATTACAAGTTTGAGGGCACAG GTAGAAGAGCTTACTTACAAATCCCGTCACCTTGATGCTGAACTTGAAAGAAAATCAAGGCAACTTAAGGAGGTTGCTGCAATAGCAGCAGATGAAGCTGAAAAACGCAAATCTGCGAAAGAAGTTATCAAGACTCTTACTGCTCAG TTGAAGCAGATGGCAGAAAAACTGCCAGAAAAACAGAATTCCAGCCCTATTTCAGGTTCTATTACCAAACATGCATCCATTGCTCAAAACATATCCAGTGAAAGACGTTCTTCATGTGAACTCTCTTGTGAAATTGAGTCCAACGGTAATGCAGTGGATCATCAAATGTTGTCTTACACTGCCAAAGCTCAAACTGAGAAGCCACCGTGGGTGGTACAAGCTGAACCAGGCGTGTACATTACATTGTCTTCCTTGCCAGGTGGTGGTAATGAACTCAAGAGGATTCGTTTCAG TCGGAAACATTTCACAGAACAAGAAGCAGAGAAGTGGTGGGCAGAAAATGGGTCCAGTGTATGCGAGCGGCACAACATACTAAGTACAGATTAA
- the LOC110635195 gene encoding PH, RCC1 and FYVE domains-containing protein 1 isoform X1 yields MADSQRSGLAERDIDQAITALKKGAYLLKYGRRGKPKFCPFQLSNDESLLIWYSGKEEKQLKLSQVSKIIPGQRTAIFQRYPRPEKEYQSFSLMYNDRSLDLICKDKDEAEVWFVGLKALISRDNYQRKWRIESKSESIPSNSPQTRTRKHSPSISPFDPGQGDSQGSQVPVNSAPQNRLGKAFCDIISYTAVPKSPSQVDLTSPFSSLTAACVDNSNGRPSTTDTVRVSLSSAVSSSSQGSYHEDFDALGDVFFWGEGIGDGVLGGGVHKIGNSSSSKIDSLLPKALESKVVLDVHNIACGGRHAVLVTKQGEVFSWGEGSGGRLGHGIEMDVPHPKLIDTLAGINIELVACGEHHTCAVTLSGDLYTWGDGAYNCGLLGHGSEASQWMPKKVCGDIEGIHVLYISCGPWHTAFVTSGGQLFTFGDGTFGSLGHGDHNSTTIPREVEALRGLRTTRVACGVWHTVAVVEVRTESSSPKASSSSSSGKLFTWGDGDKGRLGHGDKESRLIPECVDALGDENICQVACGHNLTVALTATGQVYTMGSASYGQLGNPTATGKVPTIVEGKIAGSFVEEIACGSYHVAVLTSKAEVYTWGKGSNGQLGHGDNEDRNTPTHVDFLKDKHVKSIACGSNFTAIICLHKWVSSTDHSVCSGCRNPFGFRRKRHNCYNCGLVFCKACSGRKSLKASLAPNMNKPHRVCDDCFNKLKKAADPGSVARLPKARAGNMNQKTNDAADRVALGPRLQAQLSRLPSSESVGQSESWHSRRDRLSDSDTSRIFPVLNGTWQLGGFHSLKVPTFLGGATKKTFQNSTPGSRMASLATSPLPGRISPPRSSFDDSKYMNDSLIDEITSLRAQVEELTYKSRHLDAELERKSRQLKEVAAIAADEAEKRKSAKEVIKTLTAQLKQMAEKLPEKQNSSPISGSITKHASIAQNISSERRSSCELSCEIESNGNAVDHQMLSYTAKAQTEKPPWVVQAEPGVYITLSSLPGGGNELKRIRFSRKHFTEQEAEKWWAENGSSVCERHNILSTD; encoded by the exons GATGAGTCTCTGTTGATATGGTACTCTGGTAAAGAAGAAAAGCAGCTAAAACTCAGTCAAGTTTCAAAGATTATACCTGGACAGCGTACT GCAATATTTCAACGGTATCCTCGGCCAGAAAAAGAGTATCAATCATTTTCTCTTATGTACAATGATAGATCATTGGACTTG ATATGTAAAGACAAGGATGAAGCTGAAGTTTGGTTTGTAGGGCTTAAAGCACTGATTTCTCGTGATAACTACCAGCGTAAGTGGAGAATTGAGTCAAAAAGTGAAAGCATACCATCAAATAGTCCACAAACTCGTACACGGAAGCATTCTCCATCAATTTCACCATTT GATCCAGGGCAAGGAGATAGTCAGGGAAGTCAGGTTCCTGTCAACAGTGCCCCTCAAAATAGATTGGGAAaggcattctgtgacataatatcaTATACTGCGGTGCCCAAGAGTCCAAGTCAAGTAGATCTAACCAGCCCTTTTAGTTCACTAACAGCTGCATGTGTAGATAACTCAAATGGTCGACCTTCTACGACTGATACAGTTAGAGTCAGTTTATCCAGTGCTGTAAGCTCATCCAGCCAGGGTTCCTATCATGAAGACTTCGATGCCTTAGGTGATGTTTTCTTTTGGGGAGAAGGTATTGGAGATGGAGTATTGGGAGGTGGTGTGCACAAAATTGGGAATTCATCTAGCTCCAAGATAGACTCGCTTCTACCTAAGGCATTAGAGTCTAAAGTTGTTCTCGATGTCCATAATATTGCTTGTGGTGGCAGGCATGCTGTGTTGGTCACTAAGCAAGGTGAGGTCTTCAGCTGGGGCGAAGGTTCAGGAGGCAGGCTAGGGCATGGCATAGAAATGGATGTTCCCCACCCAAAGCTTATAGATACCCTGGCTGGGATCAATATTGAGTTAGTAGCATGTGGAGAGCACCACACTTGTGCCGTTACTCTTTCTGGAGATCTTTATACATGGGGAGATGGTGCTTACAATTGTGGTCTTCTTGGGCATGGAAGTGAAGCCAGTCAGTGGATGCCTAAAAAAGTATGCGGTGACATCGAGGGCATACATGTATTATATATCTCATGTGGACCTTGGCATACTGCTTTTGTGACATCTGGTGGTCAGTTGTTTACATTTGGAGACGGAACTTTTGGCTCCCTTGGCCATGGAGATCATAATAGCACGACCATCCCACGGGAAGTGGAAGCCTTGAGAGGACTAAGAACAACAAGAGTTGCTTGTGGTGTTTGGCACACAGTTGCTGTTGTTGAAGTAAGGACTGAATCATCTAGTCCAAAAGCTTCCAGCAGCTCTTCATCAGGAAAACTTTTCACCTGGGGGGATGGAGATAAAGGCCGCCTTGGACATGGTGATAAAGAATCTAGACTTATTCCTGAGTGTGTAGATGCATTAGGTGATGAAAATATTTGTCAAGTAGCCTGTGGGCATAATCTCACAGTTGCCCTTACAGCAACAGGACAAGTATATACAATGGGAAGTGCTTCTTATGGGCAACTTGGAAATCCTACAGCTACTGGGAAGGTTCCTACTATTGTTGAAGGTAAAATAGCAGGCAGTTTTGTTGAAGAGATTGCCTGTGGTTCTTATCATGTTGCAGTTTTGACTTCCAAAGCTGAGGTTTACACTTGGGGAAAGGGCTCTAATGGACAATTAGGCCATGGGGACAATGAAGATAGAAATACACCTACACATGTTGATTTTCTAAAAGATAAGCATGTGAAGTCTATAGCATGTGGTTCAAATTTTACTGCAATTATATGTCTTCACAAATGGGTTTCTAGTACTGATCATTCAGTATGCTCTGGTTGTCGTAATCCATTTGGTTTTAGAAGAAAACGCCACAATTGTTACAACTGTGGTCTAGTCTTTTGCAAAGCATGCAGTGGTAGAAAATCTTTAAAAGCTTCCTTGGCTCCTAACATGAATAAGCCACATAGGGTCTGTGATGATTGTTTCAATAAACTAAAGAAGGCTGCAGATCCTGGTTCAGTTGCACGACTTCCAAAAGCCAGAGCTGGAAATATGAACCAGAAAACCAATGATGCAGCAGATAGAGTGGCTCTGGGTCCCAGATTACAGGCACAACTCTCCAGACTTCCATCTTCGGAGTCTGTTGGTCAGTCCGAAAGCTGGCATTCCAGGCGTGACAGACTATCTGACTCAGATACTAGCCGCATCTTCCCTGTTCTAAATGGAACATGGCAATTGGGGGGCTTTCATTCATTGAAAGTGCCAACTTTTCTAGGTGGCGCCACAAAGAAAACTTTCCAAAATTCAACTCCTGGTTCCAGAATGGCCTCTCTAGCAACATCTCCTCTTCCAGGAAGGATAAGTCCACCTCGATCTTCTTTTGACGATTCAAAGTACATGAATGACAGTTTAATTGATGAAATTACAAGTTTGAGGGCACAG GTAGAAGAGCTTACTTACAAATCCCGTCACCTTGATGCTGAACTTGAAAGAAAATCAAGGCAACTTAAGGAGGTTGCTGCAATAGCAGCAGATGAAGCTGAAAAACGCAAATCTGCGAAAGAAGTTATCAAGACTCTTACTGCTCAG TTGAAGCAGATGGCAGAAAAACTGCCAGAAAAACAGAATTCCAGCCCTATTTCAGGTTCTATTACCAAACATGCATCCATTGCTCAAAACATATCCAGTGAAAGACGTTCTTCATGTGAACTCTCTTGTGAAATTGAGTCCAACGGTAATGCAGTGGATCATCAAATGTTGTCTTACACTGCCAAAGCTCAAACTGAGAAGCCACCGTGGGTGGTACAAGCTGAACCAGGCGTGTACATTACATTGTCTTCCTTGCCAGGTGGTGGTAATGAACTCAAGAGGATTCGTTTCAG TCGGAAACATTTCACAGAACAAGAAGCAGAGAAGTGGTGGGCAGAAAATGGGTCCAGTGTATGCGAGCGGCACAACATACTAAGTACAGATTAA